In Desulfosporosinus youngiae DSM 17734, the genomic stretch GTCAACGCAGAGCTGCTGATCGACCATGCGTGGGGCTGGGAGCCGTGTACGATTGCCGATATTAAAGCGTATAAGCCAACCACAAACAGTCTTGGATCGGGGCAGGTGCTGCAATACGCTTATACCTTTGACAAAGCGAAGCTGATCGTGCGGGAAATGACCGATCTGCTGGTACTTGATCTGGTAGATAAAAGGCTTGTGACGGATCAGCTTGTTTTAACGGTCGGATATGATATTGAAAATCTGGCAAACCCGGAGATAAAGAAATTATATCACGGGGCGATCACCATTGACCACTACGGGCGCAACCTTCCGAAGTCGACGCATGGCTCGATAAATCTTGGCAGGCAGACCTCCTCTACAAAGCTGATTCTGGATGCCGTCACAGGGCTGTTCGAGCGCATCGTTGACGAAAACCTCCTGGTCAGAAGAATCGGCATCACAGCTAATCATGTTGTTGATGAGGCAACCGTTCAAAAGACGGACAACCTTGAACAACTTGATCTCTTTACGGATTACGCGGCTGAGCGGGCAAAGAAAGAGGCCGAAGAAGCTGAGCTCGCACGGGAAAAAAGGATGCAGAAAGCAATACTGGATATAAAAAAGAAACACGGCAAGAACGCCATTCTAAAAGGTATGAACCTGGAGGAAGGCGCCACCACAGTAGACCGGAATAGGCAGATTGGGGGGCATAAGGCATGACGAGGGCATATGACGACATCATCAATCTACCGCACCATATCTCTGCAACACGCCCTCATATGACAGCGATTGACCGGGCGGCTCAGTTTTCCCCCTTCGCGGCGCTGACCGGCTATGATGCCGCCGTCAAAGAAACCGCAAGGCTGACTGATGAGAGAATAGAATTGGATGAATACATGAAGGAGGTTTTAAGCCATAGGCTGCAAATCATAGCAGGCCGGATTAAAGAGCATCCCGAAATCGCAATCACCTGCTTTCAGCCGGATGAAAAGAAGAATGGTGGCGCTTATGTTACCATTATCAGTACGGTTAAAAAGATAGACGAATATGAAAGGGTTGTGATTATGGACGATGGCACGGCAATTCCCATCGATGAAATCATCAGCATAGATGGGCAGATGTTTGCCTGAATAGCATTATGGAGAGTATAACAAACAAAAGAATTATGGTTTACTCTTGCTCTTGCTCTTGCTATTGCATTGGCTGTATCCATTTTATTAGGCTGTATTTTATAATTATTCTATTATTTCAGGTCAAACAAGTTGCCAAAACCCAGAACAAAGGAGAGGAAGCTATGATTACACCTTACCTTACATTCAACGGGAACTGCAAAGACGCGCTGAACTTCTACCGCACCGTCTTCCATTGCGGCGAGCCAAACGTCCTGCCCTACGGTGACTATATGCCGGAGGGGTCAAAGACGCCGCCTGAGCTGCTGCGGACTTGGGTTATGCACGCCGAGATGGTCATCTCTGGTACAAACGTCTGGTTTGCCGATGAAGCTGCGCCGCCCCAGAACGGCGACAACATCAAACTAACTGCCACGGTACCTACGGGCGGGGAAGCGACGGCTATCTTTGACGCGCTTTGCGCAGGTGGCGAGGTGACGCTCCCGCCGACGGAGACCTTCTACAGTGTGTTCCACGCCGCAGTAAGAGACAAGTTCGGTGTGAACTGGAATGTCGTCGCTGAAGAAGCGCCGCAGCAAGTGGAGGGATAAAGCGTGAGTAACGAACGTGTATACAAAATGAAAATCTCCGGCGTCTACCCTCTGTATATTCAAAAGGTTGAGCGTAAAGGACGCACGAAAGCGGAGCTGGATACCGTCATAGAGTGGCTGACAGGCTATGATGAACAGGGATTGCAGTCTCAAATTAATCGGGAAGTGAACTTTGAGACGTTCTTTGCCGAAGCCCCTCAAATCAATCCGAAGGCTTCCCAAATCACCGGAGTAATCTGCGGAGTTCGCGTCG encodes the following:
- a CDS encoding VOC family protein; the encoded protein is MITPYLTFNGNCKDALNFYRTVFHCGEPNVLPYGDYMPEGSKTPPELLRTWVMHAEMVISGTNVWFADEAAPPQNGDNIKLTATVPTGGEATAIFDALCAGGEVTLPPTETFYSVFHAAVRDKFGVNWNVVAEEAPQQVEG
- a CDS encoding DUF2200 domain-containing protein; translated protein: MSNERVYKMKISGVYPLYIQKVERKGRTKAELDTVIEWLTGYDEQGLQSQINREVNFETFFAEAPQINPKASQITGVICGVRVEQIEDPLIQKIRWLDKLVDELAKGKPMEKVLRSK